A genomic segment from Brienomyrus brachyistius isolate T26 chromosome 9, BBRACH_0.4, whole genome shotgun sequence encodes:
- the LOC125748701 gene encoding protein rapunzel-like — MAEIQEDTDKLKKGLVTVLRCVSSISSAAAVVNPIFGVAGSLIRVVLNHVDDEDINKLKREFRSVNRALDNISQQNRTALQQIRKTTLDNQYGQVEENLREQFRAFMELVEARPGIKERKKDDFEECYSNNLGDQNLHTLYDGVMGKRKLFSKPILDVYLEHSQRDKQVMERLCTRLTYLFCIGLIALMGYTAIIGDDEESLSEEWGNRMMEVQKKMKEVLNTCI; from the coding sequence ATGGCTGAAATCCAGGAGGACACAGATAAGTTGAAGAAGGGGCTGGTGACGGTGCTAAGGTGCGTGTCCTCTATCTCTTCGGCCGCTGCCGTGGTCAACCCCATCTTCGGGGTGGCGGGCTCTCTCATCCGCGTCGTGCTGAACCACGTGGACGACGAAGACATCAACAAGCTGAAGCGGGAGTTCAGAAGCGTCAACCGGGCTTTGGACAATATCTCCCAGCAGAATCGCACTGCCCTGCAGCAGATCAGAAAAACCACGTTGGACAACcagtacggccaggtggaggaGAACCTGCGCGAGCAGTTCCGCGCGTTCATGGAGCTCGTGGAGGCCCGGCCCGGGATCAAGGAGCGCAAGAAGGATGACTTCGAAGAGTGCTACAGCAACAACCTGGGCGACCAGAACCTGCACACGCTGTATGACGGCGTGATGGGGAAGCGTAAGCTCTTCAGCAAGCCCATCCTGGACGTGTACCTGGAACACTCCCAGAGGGATAAACAGGTGATGGAGCGCCTCTGTACCCGCCTCACCTATCTCTTCTGCATCGGCCTCATCGCCTTGATGGGCTACACTGCCATCATTGGTGATGACGAGGAAAGCCTGAGTGAGGAATGGGGTAACAGGATGATGGAAGTTCAGAAGAAGATGAAGGAGGTCCTAAATACGTGCATTTGA